Proteins encoded by one window of Misgurnus anguillicaudatus chromosome 4, ASM2758022v2, whole genome shotgun sequence:
- the zdhhc16b gene encoding palmitoyltransferase ZDHHC16B encodes MRSWRWYLSRVMRLFLRWFKLCPQKGRRKRQSRIRDLWNYGKIILKSLYYNILTNSDTALDCAFEPIYWLVDNLTRWFGVVFVFLVISLTSSVVIIVYLCVLPVILSTYATHWILWHLCYGHWNLIMVVFHYYKAITTLPGAPPQERNDIPAVTICKKCIIPKPARTHHCSICNRCILKMDHHCPWLNNCVGHFNHRYFFSFCLYMTMGCIYCSVTTKDMFLDAYNAVENYYQTPAPAYTHQEGMVYKSLIYLWVLTSSVAFALGGLTLWHAVLITRGETSVERHINRKERKRLRLKGKWFRNPYHHGKINNWKMFFAVEKPSHWLTRVLLPSTHLPHGDGLTWDPPPYKKHTVAI; translated from the exons ATGCGTAGTTGGAGGTGGTACCTCTCCAGGGTCATGCGTCTCTTCTTACGCTGGTTTAAGCTGTGCCCACAAAAAGGACGCAGGAAGCGGCAAAGCAGAATACGAGACTTGTGGAACTATGGGAAAATTATACTCAAGTCCCTGTACTATAACATCCTGACAAACTCTGATACGGCGCTCGACTGTGCCTTTGAGCCCATCTACTGGCTTGTGGATAACCTGACCCGTTGGTTTGGAGTG gtgtttgtttttttggtgATTTCCTTGACCAGCTCTGTTGTGATTATTGTCTATCTCTGCGTGCTTCCCGTCATCTTGAGCACATACGCCACACACTGGATACTATGGCATCTCTGTTACGGGCACTGGAACCTCATTATGGTGGTCTTTCATTATTACAAAGCCATAACAACGCTTCCGGGGGCCCCTCCGCAG GAAAGGAACGATATTCCAGCTGTTACTatctgtaaaaaatgtataattccCAAACCAGCTAGAACGCATCATTGCAGCATCTGCAACAG atgtattttaaaaatggaTCATCACTGTC CgtggttgaataattgtgtggGTCATTTCAATCACCGATACTTCTTCAGTTTCTGCCTGTACATGACCATGGGCTGCATCTACTGCAGTGTCACTACCAAAGACATGTTTCTAGATGCATACAATGCCGTTGAG aactaTTATCAGACACCTGCACCTGCGTACACGCATCAGGAGGGCATGGTTTATAAGAGCCTCATTTATCTGTGGGTGCTAACAAG TTCGGTGGCTTTTGCTCTGGGAGGTTTGACATTATGGCATGCAGTGCTGATCACAAGAGGAGAGACCAGTGTGGAGAGACATATCAACCGTAAAGAGAGAAAACGACTCCGACTGAAAGGCAAA TGGTTTCGTAATCCATACCACCATGGAAAAATTAACAATTGGAAAATgttttttgcagttgaaaagcCAAG TCACTGGCTAACACGAGTGCTGCTGCCCTCCACTCATCTTCCTCATGGGGACGGACTGACGTGGGACCCTCCTCCATACAAAAAACACACCGTGGCTATATGA